The DNA segment TCAACAGCCTGGTCGCCCAGGTTGACGGCCAGTGCCAGTGACGGGCTTCCGGCAGCGTGGAACACGCACAGCAGGGCCTGATCGCCTAACGGCAGGGCAGCAGCCTGGGAATGATGCCAGATCCCCTCCAGCAGCGGCACGATGTAGGTGCGACGCAGCTCCAGCAGGGCCTGCATCTCGCGCAGCTTTGACCGATGGGGTTCCTGTTCGCGCTCCTGCCAGTTCAGGCGCGAGGCGGCGCAGGTCTCCGGCGAGTTCGGGTCGGGGATCCTGGCTACCAGTGCCGGGTCGGAGAACTCGGGAAATTTGGCAAACTCCTGCCGGCGTCCGTTGCGAACCGCATCGGCCAGGTCTTCGCCAAAGTCACAGAAAAACTGGAACGGGGTGGAGGCCGACCATTCCTCGCCCATATACAGCATGGGGGGCTGCGGAGCCAGCAGCAGTGCGGCATGGGCCGCTGCCACCGCTCGCGGATCGGCCAGTTCATGTATGCGTTCACCAAAGGCACGGTTGCCGGTCTGATCATGGTTTTGCAGGAAGTGGACAAACTGTGCCGCCGGCAGGCCGCTGCTGTCTTCCCCGCGAATCTCGCCATCTCGATATGGTGAGGGATCACCCTGATAAGCAAAGCCCTCGGTAAGGATGCGGCACAGCTGCTGCAGTGGCTGCGTGGCATAGTCCTGGTAATACCCGCCGGACTCCCCGGTCAGCAGGCTGTGGACCACATGATGATAATCGTCGTTCCATTGTGCTCGGTATGCCTCACCCAGATATCGTGCCTGGTTGGCATCATTTTCCAGAACCAGGTGGACATGGCGCTCCGGCGGCAGCTGCTCCCGTACCGTTCGTGCCAGCTCGAACAGAAAATGCTCCTCGCTGGTCTTGTCGTGTATTTCCTGTACCGCATCCAGGCGCAGGCCGTCAAAGCGGAATTCTTGGAGCCAGTACAGTGCATTCTGCACAAAGAAGGATCTGACCTCCGGTCTGGCGTAATCAATCGCCTGTCCCCAGGGTGTGGTGATACGGTCGGTGAAGAAATCCCTGGCATAGACATACAGGTAGTTGCCGTCGGGCCCGAAATGGTTATAGACGACATCCAGCATCACCATAATACCCAGGTTGTGGGCCTCATCAATCAGCCGCTTCAGATCTTCGGGGCTGCCATAGCTGGTGTCGGGAGCAAACTGCAGAACCCCGTCGTAGCCCCAGCTGTGCTGCCCGGGAAAGTCGGCAACCGGCATCAGCTCGATCGCAGTAATTCCCAGGTCAACCAGATAGGGAAGGCGTTCCCGCGCCCCGTCAAATGTGCCTTCGGGGCTGAAGGTGCCGATATGCAGCTCGTAGATAACAGCATCCTTCCAGGGGCGCCCGCGCCAGTCGGGAACCTGCCAGTCATAGGCGCGACAGGTCGGAATCAGGCTGGGCCCATGGACATCATCCTGCTGACGCCGCGACGCCGGATCCGGGACCAGCAGATCCTGGTTAATCCTGAATTGATAGGGCTGGCCGGGCTGGGTATCCGGATCATGTGACCACGGCAGGGTCACCTGCCACCAGCCATCCTCTTTCGGCTGCATCGGAAGGATTCGCGAGGTAAGTGCCAGCTCTACCGTGTCGGCACTGGGTGCCCACAGCGAAAAACTGATCTCATCCTCGGATATCCGAGGACCGAACGGAAATGATGTAGATGTCATACATATAGTATCGGCGACATACCAGGGGGGGT comes from the Spirochaeta africana DSM 8902 genome and includes:
- the treZ gene encoding malto-oligosyltrehalose trehalohydrolase encodes the protein MTSTSFPFGPRISEDEISFSLWAPSADTVELALTSRILPMQPKEDGWWQVTLPWSHDPDTQPGQPYQFRINQDLLVPDPASRRQQDDVHGPSLIPTCRAYDWQVPDWRGRPWKDAVIYELHIGTFSPEGTFDGARERLPYLVDLGITAIELMPVADFPGQHSWGYDGVLQFAPDTSYGSPEDLKRLIDEAHNLGIMVMLDVVYNHFGPDGNYLYVYARDFFTDRITTPWGQAIDYARPEVRSFFVQNALYWLQEFRFDGLRLDAVQEIHDKTSEEHFLFELARTVREQLPPERHVHLVLENDANQARYLGEAYRAQWNDDYHHVVHSLLTGESGGYYQDYATQPLQQLCRILTEGFAYQGDPSPYRDGEIRGEDSSGLPAAQFVHFLQNHDQTGNRAFGERIHELADPRAVAAAHAALLLAPQPPMLYMGEEWSASTPFQFFCDFGEDLADAVRNGRRQEFAKFPEFSDPALVARIPDPNSPETCAASRLNWQEREQEPHRSKLREMQALLELRRTYIVPLLEGIWHHSQAAALPLGDQALLCVFHAAGSPSLALAVNLGDQAVDCSQALHTTSLHHAAYRMLWSSCGRESALTEEEWQTLPGYCTRAWIARS